GCTTAGTATTATTCCGTTCCCTGTTTGTTCTTCAGGAAAGAACGATAACTAAGTAGAGTAACTTTTATTTATCTTTAAAATAATCAGTCTTAAGTTATATTTTTAAGAAAGTAACATAACTTACGAACTTTGATTGTAAAAATGTTGTTATGATTGCAGATTAAAGTGGCTGAACTAAACGCTTGCGTTTAGTCAATCAGAAAAATGTTCTATGGAGGAACTACACTTGTCTCATCGTTATCTATTTACCTCTGAGTCAGTGACTGAGGGGCATCCAGATAAAATCTGCGATCAGATTTCTGATACCATTCTAGATACCTTACTCTCACAAGACCCCAGTAGTCGTGTTGCGGCTGAAGTTGTCGTTAACACTGGGTTGGTACTTATCACTGGCGAAATTACGACTAAAGCCAATGTGAATTATGTGAATCTAGCTCGCAAAAAAATTGCTGAGATAGGTTATACCAACGCGGAAAATGGGTTTTGTAACAACAGCTGCTCAGTGATTGTCGCATTGGATGAACAATCACCTGATATTGCTCAAGGTGTAAACACTGCTCAAGAAAGCCGTGAGAAGAATAGTGAAGAACTATTTGACTCTGTTGGTGCAGGTGACCAAGGTCTCATGTTTGGCTTCGCTTGTAACGAAACACCAGAACTGATGCCCTTACCCATTAGCCTTGCTCACCGCATTGCTCGCCGACTGGCTGCAGTCCGTAAAACAGGTGATTTGCCATACCTGCGTCCTGATGGTAAAACGCAAGTCACTATTGCATATGAAGACGGACGCCCTGTAGGAATTGATACCATCCTGGTTTCTACCCAGCATACGGCTACCATTGGTGACATCACAGATGAAGCCGCAGTGCAAGCCAAGATTAAAGAAGATCTGTGGTCAGCAGTGGTCGAACCTGTATTCGGAGACATTGATG
This portion of the Brasilonema sennae CENA114 genome encodes:
- the metK gene encoding methionine adenosyltransferase, which produces MSHRYLFTSESVTEGHPDKICDQISDTILDTLLSQDPSSRVAAEVVVNTGLVLITGEITTKANVNYVNLARKKIAEIGYTNAENGFCNNSCSVIVALDEQSPDIAQGVNTAQESREKNSEELFDSVGAGDQGLMFGFACNETPELMPLPISLAHRIARRLAAVRKTGDLPYLRPDGKTQVTIAYEDGRPVGIDTILVSTQHTATIGDITDEAAVQAKIKEDLWSAVVEPVFGDIDVKPDEQTRFLVNPTGKFVVGGPQGDSGLTGRKIIVDTYGGYSRHGGGAFSGKDPTKVDRSAAYASRYVAKNIVAAGLADKCEVQLSYAIGVARPVSVMLDTFGTGKIDDQILLELIKTHFELRPAGIIHAFNLRNLPKERGGRFYQDVAAYGHLGRNDLDLPWERTDKAELLQQAANNLLSAAIV